From Quercus lobata isolate SW786 chromosome 1, ValleyOak3.0 Primary Assembly, whole genome shotgun sequence, one genomic window encodes:
- the LOC115980865 gene encoding ABC transporter G family member 3, protein MEEIQSQSDNYRSSSSSASSPASRVPSSNFFYLRKPGSLRQPISFEDSPEWEDTDVDARVEEGGDRDTINIAITPASPSLSKLNSGSLPSPPLPEGAVVARKTAGASVVWKDLTVTIKGKRKYSDKVVKSSNGYALPGTMTVIMGPARSGKSTLLRAIAGRLHHSAKMYGEVFVNGAKSHMPYGSYGFVERETSLIGSLTVREFLYYSALLQLPGFFCQKKSVVEDAIHAMSLGDYANKLIGGHCYMKGLHSGERRRVSIARELVMRPHILFIDEPLYHLDSVSALLMMVTLKKLASTGCTLIFTIYQSSTEVFGLFDRICLLSNGNTLFFGETLACLQHFSNAGFPCPIMQSPSDHFLRAINTDFDRIIAMCKNWQDDHDFSAVNMDTAVAIRTLEATYKTSADAVAVENMIVRLTDKEGPFLKSKGKAGSGTRIAVLTWRSLLIMSREWKYYWLRLILCMLLTLCVGTVFSGLGHSLSSVVTRVAAVFVFISFASLLSIAGVPALLKEIKIYASEELNQHSGPLVFLFGQLLSSIPFLFLISISSSLVFYFLVGLRDEFSLLMYFVLNFFLCLLVNEGLMLVVVSLWQNVFWSILTLVSIHVVMMLAAGYFRIRNALPGPLWTYPLSYIAFHTYSIQGILENEYLWTSFPVGQVRTISGYQALRSAYDISPDVNSKWKNLLVLFLMVVGYRIIVFVLLYFHVGKNKSVLKIFQCNRDKKNTR, encoded by the exons ATGGAAGAAATACAGTCTCAGTCTGATAACTATAGGTCTTCATCATCTTCAGCGAGTAGTCCAGCAAGTAGGGTGCCCTCAAGTAACTTTTTCTATCTGCGTAAACCTGGTTCACTGAGACAACCCATCTCATTTGAGGATTCACCAGAATGGGAGGATACAGATGTTGATGCGAGGGTGGAGGAAGGAGGTGACCGTGACACTATTAACATTGCAATCACTCCAGCCTCCCCATCTCTCTCGAAGCTAAATAGTGGGTCCTTGCCATCTCCACCACTACCAGAGGGTGCAGTTGTGGCAAGGAAAACTGCAGGGGCTTCAGTTGTTTGGAAAGACTTGActgtcacaataaaggggaaAAGGAAGTACTCTGACAAAGTTGTGAAGAGTTCGAATGGTTATGCATTGCCTGGAACTATGACAGTAATCATGGGTCCTGCCAGATCAGGGAAATCCACTCTACTAAGGGCTATTGCAG GAAGATTGCACCATTCAGCCAAAATGTACGGCGAAGTGTTTGTTAATGGGGCAAAATCGCACATGCCTTATGGGTCTTAT GGATTTGTTGAGAGGGAAACCAGTCTGATTGGGTCCCTCACTGTCCGGGAGTTTCTGTACTATTCAGCACTGCTTCAACTTCCTGGTTTCTTTTGTCAGAAGAAGAGTGTAGTTGAGGATGCTATTCATGCTATGTCTCTTGGTGATTATGCTAACAAATTGATAGGTGGCCACTGTTATATGAAGGGCCTTCATAGTGGTGAGAGAAGGCGTGTTAGCATTGCAAGGGAACTTGTGATGAGGCCACATATCTTATTTATAGATGAGCCACTTTATCATCTTGACAG TGTCTCTGCACTTTTGATGATGGTTACATTGAAGAAACTTGCAAGCACAGGGTGCACTCTTATTTTCACCATTTACCAAAGCAGCACAGAAGTATTTGGCCTCTTTGACCGGATTTGTCTGCTTTCAAATGGAAATACCCTGTTTTTTGGAGAAACGTTGGCCTGCTTGCAG CACTTCTCAAATGCTGGATTTCCTTGCCCAATTATGCAAAGTCCTTCAGATCATTTTTTGCGTGCAATAAACACAGATTTTGACAGGATCATTGCAATGTGCAAAAATTGGCAG GATGACCACGATTTTTCAGCAGTGAATATGGATACTGCTGTTGCGATACGCACTCTTGAAGCAACTTATAAAACATCAGCAGATGCTGTAGCAGTTGAAAATATGATAGTGAGACTCACAGATAAG GAAGGTCCATTTCTCAAAAGCAAAGGAAAGGCTGGCAGTGGTACACGAATTGCTGTTTTGACTTGGAGATCATTGTTAATCATGTCAAGGGAATGGAAATACTACTGGCTTCGTCTTATTCTTTGTATGCTTCTTACGCTCTGTGTTGGCACAGTATTTTCTGGCCTGGGGCATTCCTTATCTTCAGTTGTG ACGAGGGTTGCAGCAGTATTTGTATTTATATCATTTGCCTCACTTCTAAGCATTGCTGGAGTACCTGCACTGCTGAAAGAAATCAAG ATATATGCCAGTGAAGAATTAAACCAGCATTCGGGACCATTAGTCTTTTTATTTGGGCAACTTCTCTCCAGCATCCCGTTCCTGTTCCTCATATCCATTTCATCGAGCCTTGTCTTCTATTTCCTCGTAGGATTGCGGGATGAATTCAGCTTGTTGATGTACTTTGTGCTGAATTTCTTCTTGTGCCTTCTAGTAAATGAAGGACTAATGCTAGTTGTTGTTTCTTTATGGCAAAATGTTTTCTGGAGCATCTTGACATTGGTATCCATACAT GTGGTAATGATGCTTGCCGCAGGCTATTTCAGAATTCGAAATGCTTTGCCAGGACCATTGTGGACATACCCACTATCCTACATTGCTTTCCACACATACTCTATCCAG GGCATCCTGGAGAATGAGTATCTTTGGACTTCCTTTCCGGTTGGGCAGGTAAGGACCATATCCGGGTATCAGGCCCTCCGTAGTGCATATGACATATCTCCTGACGTTAATTCTAAGTGGAAGAATTTGCTGGTCCTGTTTCTTATGGTGGTTGGGTATCGCattattgtgtttgttttaCTATATTTTCACGTAGGTAAAAATAAATCTGTActcaaaatttttcaatgtaATCGGgataagaaaaatacaagatga
- the LOC115980883 gene encoding cell division cycle protein 48 homolog — MAHQGESSEPKPAKKDFSTAILERKKSPNRLVVDEAVNDDNSVVALHPDTMEKLQLFRGDTILIKGKKRKDTVCIALADETCEEPKIRMNKVVRSNLRVRLGDVVSVHQCPDVKYGKRVHILPVDDTIEGVTGNLFDAYLKPYFLEAYRPVRKGDLFLVRGGMRSVEFKVIETDPGEYCVVAPDTEIFCEGEPVRREDEDRLDEIGYDDVGGVRKQMAQIRELVELPLRHPQLFKSIGVKPPKGILLYGPPGSGKTLIARAVANETGAFFFCINGPEIMSKLAGESESNLRKAFEEAEKNAPSIIFIDELDSIAPKREKTHGEVERRIVSQLLTLMDGLKSRAHVIVMGATNRPNSIDPALRRFGRFDREIDIGVPDEIGRLEVLRIHTKNMKLSEEVDLERISKDTHGYVGADLAALCTEAALQCIREKMDVIDLEDDSIDAEILNSMAVTNEHFQTALGTSNPSALRETVVEVPNVGWEDIGGLENVKRELQETVQYPVEHPEKFEKFGMSPSKGVLFYGPPGCGKTLLAKAIANECQANFISVKGPELLTMWFGESEANVREIFDKARQSAPCVLFFDELDSIATQRGSSVGDAGGAADRVLNQLLTEMDGMSAKKTVFIIGATNRPDIIDPALLRPGRLDQLIYIPLPDEESRFQIFKSCLRKSPVSKDVDLRALAKYTQGFSGADITEICQRACKYAIRENIEKDIEKERRRSENPEAMDEDENDEVAEIRAAHFEESMKFARRSVSDADIRKYQAFAQTLQQSRGFGSEFRFSETRTGATSGSDPFATSAGGAADEDDLYS, encoded by the exons ATGGCGCACCAGGGCGAATCGTCCGAACC gaaacCGGCGAAGAAGGACTTTTCGACGGCGATTCTGGAGAGGAAGAAGTCGCCGAATCGGCTTGTCGTTGACGAGGCGGTCAACGACGACAACTCCGTTGTCGCTTTGCACCCTGACACCATGGAAAAGCTCCAGCTTTTCCGTGGCGACACGATTCTTATCAAG GGCAAGAAACGAAAGGATACAGTCTGCATTGCTCTTGCTGATGAAACATGTGAGGAGCCAAAGATTAGGATGAACAAAGTTGTTAGATCAAATCTGAGGGTTCGGCTTGGGGATGTAGTATCTGTACACCAGTGCCCTGATGTTAAGTATGGGAAGCGTGTCCACATACTGCCTGTTGATGATACTATAGAAGGTGTTACTGGCAACCTATTTGACGCATATTTGAAAC CTTATTTCTTGGAGGCTTATCGCCCTGTAAGGAAGGGAGATCTATTCCTTGTCAGGGGAGGGATGAGAAGTGTAGAGTTCAAGGTTATTGAAACTGACCCAGGGGAGTATTGTGTGGTTGCCCCAGACACAGAAATCTTCTGTGAGGGGGAACCGGTCAGAAGGGAGGATGAGGATAGGTTGGATGAAATTGGTTATGATGATGTGGGTGGTGTTAGAAAGCAGATGGCTCAGATTCGTGAGTTAGTGGAGCTGCCTCTAAGGCACCCTCAGCTTTTTAAATCAATTGGTGTGAAACCACCAAAGGGCATTTTGCTTTATGGACCCCCAGGTTCTGGAAAGACATTGATAGCTAGAGCTGTGGCTAATGAAACTGGAGCTTTCTTTTTCTGTATTAATGGGCCAGAGATTATGTCCAAATTGGCTGGGGAGAGTGAAAGCAATCTCCGGAAGGCATTTGAAGAAGCTGAAAAGAATGCTCCATCCATCATTTTCATTGATGAGCTCGATTCTATTGCTCCTAAGAGGGAGAAGACTCATGGTGAAGTTGAAAGGAGGATTGTTTCACAGCTTTTGACTCTTATGGATGGGCTGAAATCTCGGGCCCATGTTATTGTCATGGGGGCTACGAATCGTCCAAACAGCATTGACCCAGCTTTGAGAAGATTTGGTCGTTTTGATAGGGAAATAGACATTGGTGTTCCAGATGAGATTGGGCGCCTTGAAGTTCTTCGCATCCATACCAAGAACATGAAGCTCTCTGAAGAA GTTGATTTGGaaagaatttcaaaagataCCCATGGTTATGTTGGTGCCGATCTTGCTGCTCTCTGCACTGAGGCTGCACTGCAATGCATTAGGGAGAAGATGGATGTGATTGACTTGGAAGATGACTCTATTGATGCTGAGATACTTAATTCCATGGCTGTTACCAATGAGCACTTCCAGACTGCTCTTGGAACCAGCAACCCATCTGCTTTACGTGAAACt GTTGTTGAAGTGCCCAATGTCGGCTGGGAAGACATTGGAGGCCTTGAGAATGTTAAGCGGGAACTTCAAGAG ACTGTACAGTATCCTGTGGAGCACCCAGAGAAGTTTGAGAAATTCGGAATGTCACCTTCAAAAGGGGTCCTTTTTTATGGTCCCCCAGGATGTGGGAAGACTCTATTGGCCAAGGCAATTGCAAATGAATGTCAAGCGAACTTCATCAGTGTCAAGGGCCCTGAGCTGCTTACAATGTGGTTTGGTGAGAGCGAAGCCAATGTTCgagaaatttttgacaaggctCGACAATCTGCCCCATGTGTCCTTTTCTTTGATGAGCTTGACTCCATTGCTACCCAG AGAGGAAGCAGTGTTGGGGATGCTGGTGGTGCTGCTGATCGGGTTCTGAACCAGCTTCTTACTGAAATGGATGGCATGTCTGCAAAGAAGACCGTGTTCATAATTGGGGCTACCAACCGACCTGACATAATTGACCCAGCACTTCTGAGGCCTGGTCGTCTTGACCAATTGATTTATATTCCTCTCCCTGATGAGGAGTCACGTTTTCAAATCTTTAAATCCTGCTTGAGAAAATCACCTGTCTCAAAAGATGTCGATTTGAGAGCACTGGCCAAATATACTCAAGGCTTCAGTGGAGCTGACATCACAGAAATTTGCCAGCGAGCATGCAAGTATGCTATAAGAGAGAACATAGAGAAG GACATAGAGAAGGAGAGGAGGAGAAGTGAGAATCCTGAGGCTATGGACGAGGACGAAAACGATGAAGTGGCAGAGATTAGGGCTGCTCATTTTGAGGAGTCCATGAAGTTTGCCCGTAGGAGTGTTAGTGATGCTGATATACGCAAATACCAGGCATTTGCTCAGACCTTGCAGCAGTCTAGGGGTTTTGGAAGTGAATTTAGGTTCTCTGAGACACGTACTGGGGCCACCTCTGGATCTGATCCATTTGCAACTTCTGCTGGTGGTGCTGCTGATGAAGATGATTTGTATAGTTAG